In a genomic window of Sutcliffiella sp. FSL R7-0096:
- a CDS encoding glycosyltransferase, translating into MTMRISCVILTRNEEARIAQCIDSLLIQKEVVKYLEVIIVDGHSTDSTREIVKTYVDTYSEVKLIECHKWGYSYQRNIGVNCANGDYILFISGDAYSSKNLLKKYVSYINLGYEVIQGSIINISNAKFFSKIMRTLYPSIYSNSMNNKEDESFSTVNVLIKKDLFNLGKFNESINSMEDKEWFAKIQSLNKVKFIRAKGAAVHHHIHEDYKQYSKKIFKEAVAIGNITIKEKSKKYNYFGWLSLTNQIITLMLFTSIFLFVFPIIPNTFFTIAVFIIMLLLPIIFKIQRKYPRNNTLKYNEKIALIIYFISFYIIIPIGITKGKIIGLKNLYLLKITSYR; encoded by the coding sequence ATGACAATGAGAATATCGTGTGTAATTCTTACAAGAAACGAAGAAGCAAGAATAGCACAATGTATTGATTCTTTATTAATACAGAAAGAAGTTGTTAAATATCTTGAGGTAATCATTGTGGATGGACATTCGACTGATTCAACTAGAGAAATAGTTAAAACTTATGTAGACACATATAGTGAAGTAAAATTAATTGAATGTCATAAATGGGGTTATAGCTACCAAAGAAATATAGGGGTAAATTGTGCAAATGGAGACTATATTTTGTTTATTAGTGGAGATGCTTATTCATCAAAAAATTTATTAAAAAAATATGTATCCTATATAAATCTAGGTTATGAGGTTATTCAGGGGTCAATAATTAATATAAGTAATGCAAAATTTTTCAGTAAGATCATGAGAACATTATACCCATCTATCTATTCTAACTCAATGAACAACAAAGAAGATGAAAGTTTTTCCACAGTAAACGTGTTAATAAAAAAAGATTTATTTAATTTGGGTAAGTTTAATGAAAGTATTAATTCAATGGAGGATAAAGAGTGGTTTGCTAAAATACAAAGCTTAAATAAAGTTAAATTTATAAGAGCGAAAGGTGCAGCAGTTCATCATCACATTCATGAAGACTATAAGCAATATTCAAAAAAAATATTTAAAGAAGCAGTAGCTATTGGAAATATAACCATTAAAGAAAAATCAAAAAAATATAATTACTTTGGATGGCTGTCACTAACAAACCAAATAATTACATTAATGTTGTTTACCTCTATATTTCTTTTTGTTTTTCCAATTATCCCAAATACCTTCTTTACAATTGCTGTTTTCATAATAATGCTTTTACTCCCAATAATATTTAAGATACAAAGAAAGTACCCGAGAAATAACACTCTTAAGTATAATGAAAAGATTGCGTTAATAATATATTTTATATCTTTTTATATAATAATTCCTATTGGAATTACGAAAGGCAAAATAATAGGGTTAAAGAATTTGTATCTCTTAAAAATAACTAGTTATAGATAA